A single Anatilimnocola floriformis DNA region contains:
- a CDS encoding efflux RND transporter permease subunit, with the protein MIYRFFISHPIFANVIAIVTMIMGVVTLRGLPVEQYPQLTPPTVQVVANYPGANSRVLSDTVAGPLELAVNGVENMLYMNSVCSDNGTYTMTITFEVGTDLDQSQVLVQNRVATALSRLPTEVQRLGVTAQKQSTNMILVVGLTSPGGEHDGLYLSNLAEIQIKDALSRVPGVGSTQVFGSSSYGMRIWLDPGKLKARELTTDDVIAAIAQQNVQVAAGQVGQRPAASEQNNQFTVSTQGRFSDPKQFGDIIVRSVPDAASGARMIRVKDVARVELGAQTYASWMEVSGRPAAGVAVFQLPGANSLQVATAVMKQMDDIRPTLPEGVEVDIPFNPTTFVEASIHEVYKTLFEAGVLVLVVILIFLQDWRAVLIPATTVPVTIIGAFAAMGVMGYSVNMLTLFGLVLAIGIVVDDAIVIVENAVHHIDRNKLPPREATIKAMSEVLGPIIGITLVLMAVFVPTMFMAGITGKLYQQFALTIAATALISALNAITLKPAQCAVYLKPTPAKKNFIYRGFNYAYDWCERIYFGVVSRLVKHVALAMIVFVLLAAGTGYWFQKLPTSFVPVEDQGYAIMAGRLDDGASLERTAELIEELNVVLRGTPGVEKWFTIGGMSLLDGSTVPNAVTIFMTFEPHEHRLKDPKKSLGAILGHVGMATANIPEAVVFAFPPPAIAGLGQTSGFEFRLQDRANLGLEQLQQVADEMVGDGNSQSSLTNLQTSFRAGVPQLFLDIDREKAMSLGVPLQTVFSTLQASLGSAYVNDFNKFGRTWQVQVQADQKFRRRAEDIRLLEVRNKDGEMIPVAAFTEIRMANGPQMIPRYNMFPCVTINGEAAKGISSGQAMSIMEQMASKKLPAGMGYEWSGMSFQEKRVSGQAIFVFGMAVLMVYLVLAAQYEDWFLPAAVILVVPLALLGTVAAVSLRGMDNNIYTQIGIVLIIALASKNAILIVEFARDLRMHGKSILEAAAEAARLRFRPILMTSFAFILGIVPLVIAEGPGSASRRSLGTAVLGGMLAGTLLAVFFVPVFYVLMQSISERLRRRNRPLETESQIVSTTPQHVTASE; encoded by the coding sequence ATGCTCTACATGAACTCGGTCTGTTCCGACAACGGCACTTACACGATGACGATCACCTTCGAGGTCGGCACCGATCTCGATCAGTCGCAGGTGCTCGTGCAAAATCGCGTTGCGACCGCACTGTCGCGGTTGCCGACCGAGGTGCAGCGGTTGGGTGTCACCGCGCAAAAGCAATCGACCAATATGATCTTGGTTGTTGGTTTGACTTCGCCCGGTGGAGAACATGACGGGTTGTATCTCAGCAACCTGGCCGAAATTCAGATCAAGGACGCCTTGAGTCGCGTTCCCGGCGTCGGCAGCACGCAGGTGTTCGGTAGCAGTAGCTACGGCATGCGGATCTGGCTCGACCCGGGGAAACTGAAAGCCCGCGAACTGACGACCGACGACGTGATTGCCGCCATTGCCCAGCAGAATGTGCAAGTCGCCGCCGGTCAGGTTGGTCAGCGTCCCGCGGCCAGCGAGCAGAACAATCAGTTCACGGTCTCGACGCAAGGTCGCTTCAGCGATCCCAAGCAATTTGGCGACATCATTGTTCGCTCGGTACCCGATGCCGCCTCGGGTGCGCGTATGATCCGCGTGAAGGATGTGGCGCGCGTCGAACTGGGCGCACAAACTTATGCTTCGTGGATGGAAGTGAGTGGGCGCCCCGCAGCCGGTGTGGCCGTCTTTCAGTTGCCCGGCGCCAATTCGCTGCAGGTGGCCACCGCGGTCATGAAGCAGATGGATGACATTCGGCCGACGCTGCCAGAAGGTGTGGAAGTCGATATTCCTTTCAACCCTACCACCTTCGTCGAAGCCTCGATTCACGAGGTATACAAGACGCTGTTCGAAGCCGGCGTGCTCGTGCTGGTGGTGATTCTCATCTTTTTGCAAGACTGGCGGGCCGTGCTCATTCCGGCGACGACCGTGCCGGTAACCATCATCGGTGCGTTTGCAGCCATGGGCGTGATGGGCTATTCGGTCAACATGCTCACCCTCTTCGGCCTCGTGCTCGCCATCGGCATTGTCGTCGATGACGCCATCGTGATTGTCGAAAACGCGGTTCACCATATCGATCGCAATAAGCTTCCGCCGCGCGAAGCCACCATCAAAGCCATGAGCGAAGTGCTCGGGCCGATCATCGGCATTACGCTTGTGCTCATGGCCGTGTTCGTGCCGACGATGTTCATGGCAGGGATCACCGGCAAGCTCTATCAGCAATTCGCGCTAACGATCGCGGCGACTGCGTTGATCAGCGCCTTGAATGCCATCACACTCAAGCCTGCTCAGTGTGCGGTGTATCTCAAGCCGACGCCGGCCAAGAAGAACTTCATCTATCGGGGTTTTAACTACGCTTACGATTGGTGCGAACGGATTTACTTCGGTGTTGTGTCGCGCCTGGTGAAGCACGTCGCGTTGGCGATGATCGTCTTCGTGCTCCTCGCGGCTGGTACGGGTTATTGGTTTCAAAAGCTCCCGACGAGCTTCGTGCCAGTAGAAGATCAAGGTTACGCCATCATGGCAGGACGCCTCGACGACGGCGCCTCGCTCGAGCGGACTGCCGAACTGATCGAGGAGCTCAACGTCGTTTTGCGAGGAACACCGGGCGTCGAAAAATGGTTCACTATCGGTGGCATGTCGCTGCTCGACGGTTCGACGGTTCCCAATGCCGTCACCATTTTTATGACCTTTGAACCGCACGAACACCGCTTGAAAGATCCCAAGAAATCGCTCGGAGCGATTCTCGGGCACGTCGGCATGGCAACCGCGAATATCCCCGAGGCCGTGGTGTTTGCCTTTCCGCCGCCGGCTATCGCGGGCTTGGGACAAACGAGCGGTTTTGAGTTTCGTCTGCAGGATCGCGCCAATCTGGGTCTCGAACAACTACAGCAAGTCGCCGATGAAATGGTCGGCGACGGCAATTCGCAGTCTTCGCTGACGAACCTCCAAACATCGTTCCGGGCGGGTGTGCCGCAGTTGTTCCTCGACATCGATCGCGAAAAAGCGATGAGCCTCGGCGTGCCGCTGCAGACGGTCTTTTCGACCTTGCAAGCTTCGCTCGGATCCGCGTACGTAAACGACTTCAACAAGTTCGGCCGCACCTGGCAGGTGCAAGTGCAGGCAGATCAAAAGTTTCGCCGGCGGGCCGAAGACATTCGTCTGCTTGAAGTACGGAATAAGGATGGCGAAATGATTCCGGTGGCCGCCTTCACCGAGATCCGGATGGCGAACGGCCCGCAAATGATTCCGCGCTACAACATGTTTCCCTGCGTCACCATCAATGGCGAAGCTGCCAAGGGAATCAGCTCGGGGCAAGCAATGTCGATCATGGAACAGATGGCGAGCAAGAAACTTCCGGCCGGCATGGGCTACGAATGGAGCGGCATGTCGTTTCAAGAAAAGCGTGTCAGCGGCCAGGCCATCTTTGTGTTCGGCATGGCAGTGCTCATGGTCTATCTGGTGCTCGCTGCTCAGTACGAAGATTGGTTCCTGCCGGCAGCCGTGATTTTGGTCGTTCCGTTGGCCTTGTTGGGAACGGTGGCGGCCGTCTCACTGCGCGGCATGGACAACAATATCTACACCCAAATCGGCATCGTGCTGATCATCGCGCTCGCGAGTAAGAACGCGATCTTGATCGTCGAATTCGCCCGCGACCTGCGCATGCACGGCAAGAGCATTCTCGAAGCCGCTGCCGAAGCTGCTCGGTTGCGGTTTCGGCCGATCTTGATGACGTCGTTCGCGTTCATCTTGGGCATCGTGCCGCTCGTCATCGCCGAAGGCCCCGGCTCGGCGAGTCGGCGTTCGCTGGGAACCGCAGTGCTGGGTGGTATGCTCGCGGGAACGTTGCTCGCAGTCTTTTTCGTGCCCGTGTTTTATGTCCTCATGCAATCGATCAGCGAAAGGTTGCGACGGCGAAATCGGCCGCTGGAAACAGAAAGTCAGATCGTGAGCACGACTCCTCAGCACGTGACTGCCAGCGAGTAG
- a CDS encoding TetR/AcrR family transcriptional regulator — translation MAPIKQHKKQPAETRQQLLAVAGNLILEHGLVNLTLDAVAKASGISKGGLLHHFPSKQHLLNGLIFDLHERFRQRLAELAAADPVPEGRFARAYLKAVTMNRDEPRNKLCSILAIEARGEPAMRSAWRDSTREMLRRQSESGADPIDMAIIHLAADGLWLADLEGAFEDSPELFQRIVARLEQMTRR, via the coding sequence ATGGCCCCCATCAAGCAGCACAAAAAGCAACCTGCCGAAACGCGCCAGCAACTGCTGGCCGTGGCGGGCAATTTGATTCTCGAGCACGGCCTGGTGAACCTGACGCTCGACGCCGTCGCCAAGGCCTCGGGCATCAGCAAGGGAGGTTTGCTCCATCATTTTCCCAGCAAGCAGCATCTGCTCAATGGCTTGATTTTCGATCTGCATGAGCGGTTTCGGCAACGGCTGGCCGAATTGGCTGCGGCCGATCCCGTTCCAGAAGGGCGATTCGCGCGGGCCTATCTAAAGGCCGTGACCATGAACCGCGATGAACCGCGGAACAAGCTGTGTTCGATCTTAGCGATCGAAGCCCGTGGTGAGCCGGCCATGCGTTCCGCCTGGCGCGATTCCACTCGCGAAATGTTGCGAAGACAATCCGAGAGCGGCGCCGATCCCATCGATATGGCCATCATTCACCTGGCGGCAGACGGACTTTGGCTGGCTGATCTGGAAGGTGCCTTTGAGGACTCGCCCGAGCTATTTCAGCGAATTGTGGCGCGTCTCGAGCAGATGACCAGGCGTTGA
- a CDS encoding transporter → MHGSLPAWIIAISSLAICVPVAAQQPSSPSPNFAAEANLTGEMEGELEEPEEEEDEIETDRDSFTPATTVVGWQRLVVESAYSFIDNRRVPETHSLPELVVRYGVSDWIEFRFGTNYEVGGAGNPVSGNIPDDLEPGKGLEEEANVSYGIKFALTEQIDWQPRTALLLQGFTPTAGEANDTHFVATYVSGWVLSNGWAWDSAIRYSSGSFEEDHFNVWAPSTVLKVPLGDRWKAHLEYFGVFSEGRATESTQHFISPGIHYLITQDWEIGIRVGWGLNDQAPNFFANVGGGYRF, encoded by the coding sequence ATGCACGGATCGCTGCCTGCTTGGATCATCGCCATCTCGTCGCTGGCGATTTGCGTTCCAGTGGCTGCGCAGCAACCTTCCTCGCCGTCGCCGAATTTCGCCGCCGAAGCAAATCTGACTGGTGAAATGGAAGGCGAGCTGGAGGAGCCCGAGGAGGAAGAAGACGAGATCGAAACGGATCGCGATTCATTCACGCCAGCAACCACGGTGGTTGGTTGGCAGCGGCTGGTCGTCGAATCGGCGTATTCGTTCATCGACAATCGCCGCGTTCCGGAGACGCACAGCTTGCCCGAACTCGTCGTCCGCTACGGCGTTTCGGATTGGATCGAGTTCCGCTTCGGTACGAACTATGAAGTAGGTGGCGCCGGCAATCCCGTTTCCGGGAATATTCCCGATGATCTGGAACCTGGCAAAGGCCTCGAAGAGGAAGCCAACGTTTCGTACGGGATCAAGTTCGCGTTGACCGAGCAGATCGATTGGCAGCCGCGGACCGCACTGTTGCTGCAAGGTTTCACGCCGACAGCTGGCGAAGCCAATGACACACATTTCGTTGCGACATATGTCAGCGGTTGGGTGCTGAGCAACGGCTGGGCTTGGGACTCTGCGATTCGCTACAGCAGCGGCAGTTTCGAAGAAGATCATTTTAACGTTTGGGCGCCGTCCACCGTGCTCAAAGTTCCTCTCGGTGACCGTTGGAAAGCACACCTCGAATACTTCGGCGTGTTCAGCGAAGGCCGCGCGACGGAATCGACGCAGCATTTTATCAGCCCGGGCATTCATTACCTGATTACCCAAGATTGGGAGATCGGCATCCGCGTCGGTTGGGGCCTCAATGACCAAGCCCCCAATTTCTTTGCCAACGTCGGCGGCGGGTATCGGTTCTAA
- a CDS encoding ECF-type sigma factor, giving the protein MSDDVRRLLAASAADRKAAAGLLPLVYDELRKLASAKMAQERSDHTLNATALVHEAYLRLVGDSDENRWDNRGHFFAAAAEAMRRILVEAVRRKQAEKHGGGLVRVEFESAEPIANTTEHLVALDEALTRLAVDEPEVAAIVELRYFAGLTIEQAAAATKISVSTANRHWSYAKAWLYQELGPSP; this is encoded by the coding sequence ATGTCCGATGACGTCCGGCGATTACTCGCCGCTTCGGCTGCCGATCGCAAAGCCGCTGCCGGTTTGCTTCCGCTTGTCTATGACGAACTGCGGAAGCTGGCCAGCGCCAAGATGGCGCAGGAACGGTCAGACCATACGTTGAACGCGACGGCCCTCGTGCACGAAGCCTATTTGCGACTTGTGGGAGATAGCGACGAGAATCGCTGGGACAATCGAGGGCATTTCTTCGCTGCCGCCGCTGAGGCCATGCGCCGCATTCTGGTGGAAGCAGTGCGGCGAAAGCAGGCCGAAAAGCATGGTGGCGGCTTGGTGCGGGTGGAGTTCGAGAGCGCAGAACCGATTGCGAACACAACCGAGCATCTGGTGGCGCTCGACGAAGCCCTCACCCGGCTGGCGGTGGACGAGCCCGAGGTGGCAGCCATCGTCGAATTGCGCTACTTCGCTGGACTGACGATCGAACAAGCGGCAGCCGCCACCAAAATCTCGGTGAGCACTGCCAATCGCCACTGGTCCTACGCCAAGGCGTGGCTATATCAAGAACTGGGGCCTTCTCCCTAA
- a CDS encoding protein kinase domain-containing protein encodes MSAPNVKAIFDRAMEIESPADREAYLNSACAGHPEVRQRVLALLRAAADAGSFLEVPLAAAVQATAEFTPNSEVTRNIARPVEPIDLVIAGRYQLLNLIGEGGMGSVYRAQQTEPVKREVAVKVIKAGMDSKGVLARFDAERQAIAVMDHPHIARLFDAGSTDKGQPFFVMELVKGLPLTDYCDQHKLSVAERLQLFLQICSAVQHAHQKGIIHRDLKPTNILVETQDGRPVPKVIDFGLAKATSGLPLAEGAMLTLFGNVMGTPTYMAPEQATFEALDVDTRADIYSLGVILYELLTGSTPLSRATMKQAAVEEMLKLIREQETPKPSSRFQDKVSSAEIAARRCLDSVQLARILRGDLDWIVLKALEKNRSRRYATAGDLAADILRHLQHEPITARPPSNLYRLQKICQRNKLAVATVGAVAASLILGIALSLWQATRATIAERRAVAALNELRETAPAFAEQARALTAQEKFSEAVAKIDYAIKLRPDLADYLITKGDLLQSQLQLAAAADVYRAALRLDPKSTRAQESIKICDELLAAKPTAEGKLTNESLAKLRALMQRQKRSAAELMPVARLLDNEQNLLVEYWLKKLENLPVAGERPLRNRIKALADGRLALDLRETQLTDISALAGAPLGLLDLSESQFQGKLSDISPLRGMELEELNINNTSVADLSPLREMRTLKKLGISQTKVTSLADLADMQLNTLYMKNCAISDLSPLRGMPLETLDLHASRVTDLTPLVGLPINDLDLSFTGIVDFAPVAQLSQLEHCKLQRNRISDLTVFRGLKNLKTLALWMCADARNYRVLQEIKTLENLLLPIEYRNLPIEDYEAIGQLQQHPNLKRLAANITAQSTLNEIGPKEEFWKDWEREKSFILPLRKAGIQFTCAKLPSGKYYVGIKDSGLTDLAMFKGAPIEQLHIVSELVNDLSPLAGMPLETLFIVGDFADLSPLRGMPLKNLEMGGLKVTDFSPLAELPLRELCVQFCVNASDVAPLAKIASLELLMLPPNAVNFDLLQSHPKLTRIGYEFGGDHSPKTTTAEFWKLYGEESWLGQVRKSGVKINSLRWHPDGTWNIDVANQPLTDLSIFKDAPLNSLGIDNTKVTDLSPLKGQKLKVLYARDTPLKDLSPLQGMPCTALWLSGSQVDDLSPLRDMPLKNLYLNRTKVADVSPLRGMPLQYLEIVYSQLTDLEPLRDMPLRDLALNGTKITDLSPLVGSPLTRLRLTGCQGLTDMSPLEQMKELVDLSLPPRAGKFEFLRTRPNLARIAFTEDPANGYKPATTAQQFWKEYDTQAWLHPLRDQGFLRGSKQFPDGTWQLILDNAQLTDLKPLSGQPISDLSLGATPITDLTPLKGLPLKSLDLKNTPVTDLSPLKDLKLELLSLRGAKVKDLSPLRGLPLKSLWLSGCKELTDLSPLAECEELTAITLPPKAKDFEFLRKLPKLERISFREETKPAIRPAQTAAEFWMERDSMK; translated from the coding sequence ATGTCTGCACCCAACGTCAAAGCGATTTTTGATCGGGCGATGGAGATAGAATCGCCCGCCGATCGCGAGGCGTATCTAAATTCGGCCTGTGCGGGTCATCCAGAAGTGCGGCAGCGCGTGCTGGCGCTGCTGCGCGCCGCTGCCGATGCGGGAAGCTTTCTCGAAGTTCCGCTCGCGGCAGCCGTGCAAGCGACGGCAGAGTTCACTCCCAATTCCGAAGTGACTCGCAACATTGCGCGCCCAGTCGAACCGATCGACCTTGTCATCGCTGGCAGATACCAGTTGCTCAACCTCATCGGCGAAGGTGGCATGGGCTCGGTCTATCGAGCGCAACAAACCGAGCCGGTCAAGCGCGAAGTCGCCGTCAAGGTGATCAAGGCCGGCATGGATTCGAAGGGAGTGCTCGCCCGCTTCGACGCCGAACGCCAGGCGATTGCGGTGATGGATCATCCTCACATCGCGCGATTGTTCGATGCGGGCTCGACCGACAAAGGTCAGCCATTTTTCGTGATGGAGCTCGTGAAGGGACTCCCGCTCACGGATTACTGCGATCAGCACAAACTTTCGGTCGCTGAGCGGCTGCAGTTGTTTCTGCAGATTTGTTCGGCAGTTCAGCACGCCCATCAGAAAGGGATCATCCACCGCGACTTGAAGCCGACGAACATTCTCGTGGAAACACAGGATGGCCGACCGGTTCCGAAAGTGATCGACTTCGGCTTGGCAAAGGCCACGTCGGGTTTACCGCTCGCCGAAGGGGCGATGCTTACGCTGTTTGGCAATGTGATGGGCACTCCCACCTACATGGCCCCCGAGCAAGCCACGTTCGAAGCGCTCGATGTCGATACCCGCGCCGACATCTATTCCCTCGGCGTGATTCTGTACGAACTCCTCACGGGTTCCACGCCGCTGTCGCGGGCCACGATGAAGCAGGCCGCCGTCGAGGAAATGCTCAAGCTGATCCGCGAACAAGAAACGCCGAAGCCCAGCAGCCGCTTCCAGGACAAAGTTTCCAGCGCCGAAATTGCCGCCCGGCGTTGCCTCGACTCGGTTCAACTCGCCAGGATTCTCCGCGGCGACCTCGATTGGATCGTCCTCAAGGCGTTGGAAAAGAACCGATCGCGGCGGTACGCGACCGCGGGCGATCTGGCCGCCGATATCCTCCGGCACTTGCAACACGAGCCGATTACTGCCCGGCCCCCGAGCAACTTGTATCGCTTGCAGAAAATCTGCCAGCGGAACAAGCTCGCCGTCGCCACTGTGGGAGCCGTCGCGGCTTCGCTGATCTTGGGGATCGCCCTTAGCCTGTGGCAGGCCACGCGGGCGACGATCGCCGAACGGCGAGCAGTCGCCGCCTTGAACGAACTGCGCGAAACAGCACCCGCCTTTGCCGAGCAAGCGCGCGCCCTGACGGCGCAGGAAAAGTTCAGCGAAGCAGTTGCCAAAATCGACTACGCCATCAAGTTGCGTCCCGATCTGGCGGACTACCTCATCACCAAAGGCGATCTGTTGCAAAGCCAGTTGCAACTCGCCGCCGCTGCCGATGTTTATCGCGCTGCGCTACGACTCGATCCCAAATCAACGCGCGCTCAAGAGTCGATCAAAATCTGCGACGAACTTCTCGCCGCCAAACCGACCGCCGAAGGGAAACTCACTAACGAAAGCCTGGCGAAACTTCGCGCGCTCATGCAAAGGCAAAAGCGCTCCGCCGCAGAACTCATGCCCGTCGCGCGCCTCCTGGATAATGAACAGAATCTGCTAGTCGAGTATTGGCTCAAAAAACTCGAAAACTTGCCCGTCGCTGGCGAGCGTCCGTTGCGCAATCGGATCAAGGCATTGGCCGACGGCAGATTGGCGCTCGATCTGCGAGAAACGCAGCTGACCGATATTTCTGCGCTGGCCGGTGCGCCACTGGGATTGCTCGACTTGTCTGAATCGCAGTTCCAAGGAAAGCTGAGCGACATCAGCCCACTCCGTGGCATGGAGCTCGAAGAGCTGAACATCAACAACACGAGCGTGGCCGACCTGAGTCCGCTGCGCGAGATGCGGACGCTGAAAAAACTGGGCATCTCTCAAACCAAAGTCACCAGCCTCGCCGATCTCGCCGACATGCAGCTCAATACGTTGTATATGAAGAACTGCGCGATCAGCGACCTGTCGCCGCTGCGCGGCATGCCACTGGAAACGCTGGACTTGCACGCTTCGCGCGTGACGGATCTAACGCCACTCGTGGGGCTGCCGATCAACGATCTCGATCTGTCGTTCACAGGCATTGTCGATTTCGCTCCCGTCGCTCAGCTGTCGCAACTGGAACATTGCAAATTGCAGCGCAATCGCATTAGCGATCTCACCGTCTTCCGTGGCTTGAAGAATTTGAAAACGCTGGCGCTGTGGATGTGTGCCGACGCGCGCAATTATCGGGTGCTGCAGGAGATCAAGACGCTGGAGAACTTGCTCCTGCCCATCGAGTATCGCAACCTGCCGATCGAGGACTACGAAGCCATCGGCCAACTGCAGCAGCATCCCAATTTGAAGCGACTCGCAGCCAATATCACTGCCCAAAGCACGCTCAACGAGATTGGCCCGAAAGAGGAATTTTGGAAGGACTGGGAGCGCGAGAAAAGTTTCATCCTGCCGCTGCGCAAAGCGGGGATTCAATTCACCTGCGCCAAGTTACCTTCCGGCAAGTATTACGTGGGGATCAAAGATAGCGGGCTGACCGATCTGGCGATGTTCAAGGGAGCGCCCATCGAACAGTTGCACATCGTCAGCGAATTGGTGAACGACCTCTCACCGCTGGCCGGGATGCCGCTCGAAACGCTGTTCATTGTTGGAGATTTTGCCGATCTAAGCCCGCTCCGCGGCATGCCGCTCAAGAACCTCGAAATGGGCGGTCTTAAGGTTACCGATTTCTCGCCACTGGCCGAACTGCCGCTACGGGAACTCTGTGTGCAGTTCTGCGTCAACGCCAGCGATGTGGCGCCGCTGGCGAAGATCGCTTCGCTGGAATTGCTCATGCTCCCGCCCAACGCGGTGAATTTCGACTTGTTGCAATCGCATCCCAAGCTCACTCGCATCGGCTATGAGTTCGGTGGCGATCATTCACCGAAGACCACGACCGCGGAATTCTGGAAACTCTATGGCGAGGAGAGTTGGCTCGGCCAGGTGCGCAAATCCGGCGTAAAGATCAACTCGTTGCGCTGGCATCCTGATGGGACCTGGAATATCGACGTAGCGAATCAGCCGCTGACAGATCTATCGATCTTCAAGGACGCGCCGCTGAACAGCCTGGGAATCGACAACACGAAGGTCACCGACCTGTCGCCGCTGAAGGGCCAAAAGCTCAAGGTCCTGTATGCTCGCGACACGCCGCTGAAAGATCTCAGCCCGTTGCAAGGGATGCCCTGTACCGCCCTATGGTTGAGCGGTTCACAGGTCGACGATCTGTCGCCGCTGCGCGACATGCCGCTGAAAAATCTGTATCTGAACCGGACGAAGGTCGCTGACGTATCACCGCTCCGCGGCATGCCTTTGCAATACCTCGAGATCGTCTACAGCCAGCTCACCGACCTGGAACCGCTGCGCGACATGCCGCTCCGTGACCTGGCGCTGAACGGAACGAAGATTACCGACCTATCACCGCTCGTCGGCTCGCCGCTTACGCGTCTTCGTCTGACCGGTTGTCAGGGATTGACCGACATGTCGCCACTGGAACAAATGAAAGAGCTCGTCGATCTGTCGCTCCCACCCAGAGCTGGCAAATTTGAATTCCTGCGTACTCGTCCGAACCTCGCGCGAATTGCCTTCACGGAGGATCCCGCCAACGGCTATAAACCGGCCACGACTGCTCAGCAATTCTGGAAAGAGTACGACACCCAAGCCTGGCTCCACCCGCTCCGCGATCAAGGCTTCTTGCGCGGCAGCAAACAGTTCCCGGACGGCACGTGGCAACTCATCCTCGACAACGCCCAGCTGACCGACCTCAAACCCCTCAGCGGTCAGCCGATCAGCGATCTCAGCCTCGGGGCAACTCCGATCACCGACCTCACTCCGCTCAAAGGCCTGCCGCTGAAATCACTCGACTTGAAGAACACCCCAGTCACCGACTTGTCTCCGCTCAAAGATCTGAAACTCGAACTCCTCAGCCTGCGCGGCGCCAAAGTCAAGGACTTATCACCGCTGCGCGGACTCCCTTTAAAATCGCTCTGGCTGAGCGGCTGTAAGGAGCTCACCGATCTCTCGCCCCTGGCGGAATGCGAAGAGCTCACGGCAATCACCTTGCCGCCCAAAGCCAAGGACTTTGAATTCCTCCGCAAGCTTCCCAAGCTCGAACGAATCAGTTTTCGTGAAGAAACCAAGCCTGCCATCCGTCCCGCGCAAACGGCAGCCGAGTTTTGGATGGAACGGGATTCGATGAAATAA
- the kaiC gene encoding circadian clock protein KaiC, giving the protein MNDLLVVEPLRRIPTGIRGFEHISLGGLVEGRTTLLVGTSGSGKTLFATELLYRAITEFKQSAVFVTFEEKPADIIRNVKQLKWNLSELVRSNQLVILDASMDRTIVEEAGSYDLSGIITQIADAVKEVGAKIVILDSLGALFYQFENPGILRREILRMTDQLQEMGVTSLMTAERLEEYGPITRFGIEEFVSDCVIVLRHQLLDEKVRRTLQIYKLRGDRHHKDEFPFTIESQGFCILPLSAAELTQSSSAERISFGSPKLDEMAGGGLFQDSVILISGPTGSGKTLMGTTFAAEACSRGERVLLLGYEESRPQLMRNALSWGMDFQEWERKGLLKIVCQYPEAQGLEGHLFSIEREIEQFRPARMVLDSISALERVGNVRNFREFVIGLTGFVKQHQICSLFTSSSPSLSGGDSITDAHISTITDAIVLLRYVEKAGALSRGVIIIKMRGSQHDKQFHEFSITDKGLVIGQPFVHVPTALLGIASSGSVFSRDTDNDRE; this is encoded by the coding sequence ATGAACGATCTGTTAGTCGTCGAACCCCTCAGGCGAATCCCCACCGGCATTCGTGGCTTCGAACACATTAGTTTGGGCGGTCTGGTCGAAGGGAGAACAACACTGCTGGTCGGCACCTCCGGCTCCGGCAAAACGTTGTTCGCCACGGAACTGCTCTACCGAGCCATCACCGAGTTCAAGCAAAGCGCCGTCTTCGTCACCTTCGAAGAGAAACCCGCGGACATCATTCGCAACGTCAAACAGCTGAAGTGGAATCTCTCGGAACTTGTGCGAAGTAATCAGCTCGTCATTCTCGATGCTTCGATGGACCGCACCATTGTCGAAGAAGCCGGCAGCTACGATCTCTCGGGCATCATCACGCAAATTGCCGACGCGGTGAAAGAAGTCGGCGCAAAGATTGTCATTCTCGATTCGCTCGGAGCCTTGTTCTATCAGTTCGAAAATCCGGGCATCCTGCGCCGCGAAATCCTGCGCATGACCGATCAGCTGCAAGAGATGGGCGTGACGTCGCTCATGACCGCCGAACGGCTCGAAGAGTATGGGCCGATTACCCGGTTCGGCATCGAGGAGTTCGTCTCAGACTGCGTAATCGTGTTGCGACATCAGCTGCTCGACGAGAAAGTCCGCCGCACCCTGCAAATCTACAAACTGCGCGGCGATCGCCATCATAAGGACGAATTTCCGTTCACCATCGAATCGCAGGGCTTCTGCATTCTCCCTCTTTCCGCGGCGGAACTAACGCAGTCTTCTTCAGCCGAGCGCATCAGCTTCGGCAGTCCCAAGCTCGACGAGATGGCCGGCGGCGGCTTGTTCCAGGACTCCGTGATTTTGATCAGTGGTCCCACCGGCAGCGGCAAAACGCTAATGGGTACCACCTTTGCCGCCGAGGCCTGCAGCCGAGGCGAACGAGTGCTGCTCCTCGGTTATGAGGAGTCGCGGCCGCAGTTGATGCGCAACGCCCTTTCTTGGGGCATGGATTTTCAAGAATGGGAACGCAAAGGCCTGCTCAAGATTGTTTGCCAGTATCCCGAAGCGCAAGGGCTCGAAGGACATCTATTCTCGATCGAGCGCGAGATCGAGCAGTTTCGTCCTGCTCGCATGGTTCTCGATAGCATCTCGGCGCTCGAACGCGTCGGCAATGTCAGGAACTTTCGTGAGTTCGTGATCGGCTTGACCGGCTTTGTGAAGCAGCATCAAATCTGCAGCCTGTTCACCAGTTCGTCGCCGAGTCTCTCGGGCGGCGATTCGATCACCGATGCGCACATCTCGACCATTACCGACGCCATTGTCTTGTTGCGGTATGTCGAGAAGGCCGGCGCGCTGAGTCGCGGCGTGATCATTATCAAGATGCGCGGCTCGCAGCACGACAAGCAATTTCACGAGTTCAGCATCACCGACAAGGGATTGGTCATCGGCCAACCCTTTGTGCACGTGCCGACAGCGCTCCTGGGAATTGCCTCCTCAGGTTCCGTTTTCTCGCGCGATACCGACAACGATCGCGAATAG